In the genome of Candidatus Terasakiella magnetica, the window ATTATCCTTATGTCCATTCTTTTAAGGTTGCGACTCTCTTATCTTTATTGGGCGAAGCCATTGGTATTCGTGATCATGAATTATTGACGGTCACGGTGGGAGGGATGATGATGGATATTGGCAAACTTATGGCCCCTGAAGAATTGCTTAATCGACCGGATCGCTTAAGTCGTGAGGAACTGCATGAGCTTAAAAAACATGTTTTTCATTCTCACGGGATTCTTGATAAGAGCGAAATTAGTAATGAAGGCATTCGTGTGATTGCCGAACAGCACCATGAGCGCCTAGATGGCAGTGGGTATCCACGTGGTCTTAAAGGCAAAGATTTAAATGAGCTTGCCCGTTTGGCTGCAATTATTGATGTATTTTGTGCTTTGACTGACCAGCGTCCTTATAAACCAGCTTATAGTTTTGAAAGCTCTTTACAGGTGTTGGAGAAAATGGAAGGAAAGCTTGATCCTTTTTTACTGGCTTTATTTAAGGAAATTATCCTTAAGCTCTACAAACCTGTTGTTCATTAAAAAACTTCAAATTTACATTGGAAACAATGCCCTGATGGGCCTAAGATGTTATTCTTGAGATTGGAAAGTCAGCATCAACGAATGCGCGCGAATAGAAAGAAGAAAAAGTTAAATGGGTGATCGCACAAAGTTTGAGATTCGTCTGAGTGATCAGGATCGTTGGTTTGTGGAAAAGGTCTTTAAAGATCAAAAGCCAGCTGAAAAATCTTTCACAGAATTTGCAGAAGATGAAGCCACACAATATCTCGGCGTGCAGTTGGTGCGCGTCTGGACGCGTGCTGACCAAAATGAAGTTGAAAAAATACTAAAAGAACAAAGGCTTACACCAAAGGTTAAGCCCGTTCGCCTTGCCAATATCGAAGAAGCATCCCCTTGTGCCCACCGTGATGATTATTTAGGTTTGAGCGCACGCCTGACCATGGGGCGTTTGTTGCGCAACCTGTTGGACCGCGATGGCATGATCCCCTCAGAGCTGCTTTATTCCCATGATAAAGCCAAGCGTTTTATGGGTGGGGAAATGTGCTCACCTGCCATTGACCGTGTGGCGACCTTGCAAGCCAAGGATACGGGCCTAGATTCGCGCAAAAGACGCGATGATCTCTATACAGAATTTCAAGCCATCATGGATGATGTGCTGAAAATTCAAAAGACCAAGGCCTTTAAAGGCTTTGATAGCAAAGAGCTTGAGACCATTGTGCAAACGGCAGAGGCTATTGGTCAACCCATGGCCTTGATGGTGGTCATGTGTAAAGCCTTGATCCAGTATCGCAGTGTGGAAGGCAAGCTGATCCAGATTCTTGAATGGCTGGAAAGCCCACAAGGCAGTGGACTCGAATATGAGCTTGACGGTTTGATTGCTGAAATTATGTCTTCAGCGCAAATGGTTCAGGATATGCTTGGCCCGCAACGTAACTTAGCCTCAGCCATTTCAACCTTGCTCGATTGGGTGGATGGTCAAAAGGTTAGCGCTACAGGGGCTTGCCCGGATGCGGTGGCTTCGCTTTGTCGCCTCTTTGCCCAAGACCGTTTGCAGCAGACCCGTGATGTGTTGTTTGATTTTATTTTGCGCCAAATGTCGGGCAAGCAACCACTGGCAAGGAACGATCCATCTACGGAAGAAGCCGAGTTTATGACCCTGTTTGCCCGTCTGGCTTTTCCTTCCGGTATGACGGGGGGCTCGAGCATGGCAGAGGCACTGTCGCGCCGTTATGGCCGTAGCTTGAAACAAGGCGGGGAAAGTGGCGAGCGGATGTCCATTAAATGGCTGTTGGATATGTTGCCTGATGGATCAAGCCAGTTGCCTTATTTGCTGGCTTTACACGATGCCCCACTGGGTGAGGCACATCCTGATGTGATCAAGCAAAGCATTTCCCAGCTCTGCAATAATGCACGTTCTATTAAGGACTTTAGCGGGGACGGGGCTTCGGCTAAAGACCGTTTGCAATGTTTAAAAGACCTGCATGTTCTGGTTGAAGAATCCTCACTTGAGGAATCTGAACAGAAAAAGCTTCTTTCTACTTTGGATAGATTGGTTGAGAAATATTTGATTGATACAAAGTTGATTGACAAACTGGACAACCCTAAGGCAAGTTTGCGTGATCGTGCTATACGCATGGTGCAGTTTTGTGGTTCTGGCGTGTTGTGGGAACATGGACATGCCATGTCACTTGCGCGCCAACGTGTGGTTGACCACTTGAAGGGTGCTGGTTTCATTGAGAAGTTTACTGATGGGGAAGATGACCCTCAGAAAAAAGAAATTATGATCAGGGATTTCTACAAGATGATGGCAGAAGCAGGTTTTAAAAGTTAAAGTACCTAATATAGTGTACAAATCGTTTTTTTAGACTTAAACTGTTGCAAAACAGGGGCGAAGATTTTCGCATAAGAAAAAATTTGATAGGAGCCGGAAACATGACTGACCAAAAATATCGTCTCGTCACGCGAGCTGATTTTGACGGAGTCGTTTCAGGTACATTACTTCTCGAACTCGATATGATCGACGAGATTGTGTTTGCCGAGCCAAAAGAAATTCAGGATGGCCTCTTTGAGGTGACTGAAAATGATATTCTTACAAACTTGCCATATGTTGAAAAAGCGCATCTTTGCCTTGATCACCATTTAAGTGAAGTCGAACGTGTGGGCGAGCGTGGTAATCTTATCATTGACGCTAAAGCACCTTCTGCGGCGCGCGTTGTTTATAACCATTTTGGCAAAGGCGAGAAATTCCCGCAAATCTGTACCGATATGCTTGAAGCGGTCGATAAGGCGGATGCGGCACAATATAACGAAGAAGATATCTTGGCACCGAGCCCATGGGTCTTGTTAAACTTTGTTCTTGATCCACGCACGAGCTTGGACCGTATTGGCAATTTTGCAATCTCTCATGAACAGTTCATGAAAGATATGATGCTTTATTGCCGTCATCACCCGGTAGAAGAAATTCTTAAAATTCCTGATGTGGAAGAACGCCTGCATTTTTATAATCTGCATGAAGAGTTCTTTGAGCGTCAGTTGAAAAAATGCACACAGGTTCATGATAATCTGGTGGTGTTTGATCTGCGCCATGAAGATGAACATTATGCAGGGAACCGCTTTACCATCTATGCGATTTTCCCAGAATGTAATATCTCTATTCAGGTCATTCCTGAGATTGAGCCGGGCAAATGTTTGCTGGCAACAGGTAAATCTATCTTGAACCGCACCTCAAAAACCAACGTGGGCAGCCTGATGTTGAAATATGGCGGCGGTGGTCACAAACAAGTGGGTACATGTCGTATTGAAAATGACCGTGTTGATGAAGTGCTGGCGGAGCTGGTGAAACAGATTACGGCTGACGGTTAATTTTAGATCGTGCTGAATTTAAAAGGCCGGATGAGGGATATACCTTCATCCGGCCTTTGTTTTTTATTTAAGCTGATTTTTTATAAAGCTCAATTAACGGGGCTTCCGTTTCTGGTGTGAACAGGCTGTTAATCGCATTGATCAGGCCCATTTCCTCTTTTTGAATATGGAAGGTCTCATGACCTATAAATTCAAAACTGAGCGATTGAAACTTTTCCCAGCTTTCTGTGCTAAATCCATTTTCTAAAGCGTCTTGTGAAATGCTTTTAAGTTCTTGGGCCAAGGGGCGGATTATCTGATGTTCACCAGCCAGCATATTGGCCATGAAGTCTGCCCCGTTCATGCGCAAGATAGGAAAGAGATGTTCTTCTTCAAAGGCATAGTGATCGGTAATGTCACTTTGGGTAACTTCCACCACGTCTTTTAAGAGAGGGGCAATCTCGTTGATGTCAGAAGGTTGAGCTTTGTTGCGCCAGCCGTCTAATTCATCCAGAACGGCCAATGTGCGTTGATGTTCGCCATGAAGGATTTCAGAAAGTCTCATGATGTCATTTTCTCCAGACAGTGACGTTTGCGTTTAAGCGCTGTGATCAGGAAAATGAGGAATAAAATTCCGCTCATTATGCCGATCAGGCTGGCAAAACGTAAAAGAAGGGTTTGTTCAAAAATAAGGGCTGTTACAGTGAGGACGACCGCAAGGATATGGGCCGGGCCAATGAAGCTGAGCAGTTTTTCATGGGCAAGTTTGCTTGGTAATTCTGGCATGCCCGTGCGCCGTGCGATTTGCATGGAAAGTAAAAACGGGATGATACGTTGTAAAATCCCGATGATGAAAGACACAAGCCAGCCCAAAAGCGCAATGATGATGCATAGCTGGACAATATAGTCATAGCGATCAGACCAAAGGGCCGCGCAGGCCAGAAGCAGGCTGGTGGGGAACATCACCCAAGAAAAGCGAATGGGCAACCATTCCGGCCCCAAGCGCGTGCGCATGCGCCCTTTTAAGATATGCACCATTTCAAAAACATAGAGGCAAGAAGCCACAGTGGCGACAATTGGGGCGAGCTGATATTGCCCAGAAATCCATAAAGCTAAGGCAATGAAGCTGAGCATAAGGGTGATATGGCAGAGTTTATCATTTGTTGTATCACTCACAGCCAACATGGGGATCATGATCCGACTAAAGCCCAAAACGATCAGTCCCATAAAGCCATAAAGGGCAAGGCCTGCATGCATAAGCGGTCCATTCGCCATGCCAAAACTAAGATGTTCTGCCCAATCAAGGATCATCAAAGTGCCAAAGGTGGCAGCAAGGATAAGGCAAAGCGCACCGATAAAAACATGATTGCGCACGATTTTTAAGGTTTCACTGCGCAGCAAAAGGCGCACCAGCATTGCCCCATATAACAGGACTGCACCAAGTAAGAAGAGGCTGCCAAAGGTGCTGATCTGGGTAAAATAATGGGCGAAACCACCCAGCATGATTGTGGTGCCAATGATCAACAGGCCAAGTAAGATCACCACCCCATGGGGTTTATTCATAGCAGCCCCGGTTGCCACAGGCAGCATTTGCATAGAGGCGCCAAAGGCGGTGCTGAGAACCACGCCAATGCTAAACATATGTAGGCAGGCCAGAACTGGACCAAAGCCGCCACTAAAGGAGGCAATATTATCGGCCTGAATAAACAGAAGAAGCCAGCCAAGGGGAAGGCAGATTAAGGCAAATGAAAAAAAGCTCAGCGGGATCCATTCCGGCAGTAATCTTTGTTCTGCCCCAAATGGCAGAGTGCCGCCCATCATGCAGTTTTACTTTCTTTGAAAATCTTCAAGGTGACGCCTTTGGGTGTTTTCTCAAGGACTTCCCAGCTCCATCCGTTTTCATTGAGGTGAGGGAATAATTGAATAGGGGAATGCGGATAAAGTCCTTCAAAATGTTGCTCAGTACTAAGCTGCTCAAGGATTTTAAGGGTGCCAACCATGGGCGTAGGTGCACTTAGTCCGGTGAGATCTGCAAAAACACAGTTATCTTTTATTTCGACCCGATCTTTAAGTTCTGGTAGGTCCCATCCTTCAGGGATTTTACCATCGCAGGGGTAGTTATTGTTTGCTTTAATTGTCATATGCAGATTTATGCCGATGTTCAAAGTCTATTACATTGATGCTGATCAAGCTTGTGTAAAGGGGTGTTGATGGATCTGTGAAGCTATCGTAAGATAACCAATAAAGTTTTTCCCATTCAAGAAGGAAAAACAGGAAAACAGGTAGAATGTTTTTGTCCGCAGGAGGCTTTTGTGTCGACACGTCATAGCGAGCATCAGTTCGCCATCCGTTTGATGGAACATCTTGTTGTTCCAACCTTTGTGCTTGACCCGCAAGGGAATGTCATCATCTGGAATAAAGCTTGTGAGCGCCTGACAAAGGTGAAGGCTGAAGAAGTGCTGGGAACCAAGGATCATTGGAAAGCTTTTTATGAAGAAAGCCGTGTATGTCTGGCTGATCTGGTTTTAAATTCAAAGACGGAACAGTTAGAAGAGCTTTATCTTTCTCACAGTCCTAAACAAGATATATATGACGGGGTGCGCGCAGAAAACTGGTGTGTGATGCCACGTGCCTCTAAACGGCTGTATCTGGCGATTAATTGTGGGCCGATTTTTGATGACGATGGCCATATTATCGGGGTTGTTGAAACCCTTCGCGATATGACAGAACAAAAACAGGCAGAACAAGCCCTTGAAAGCCTCGCCCATAAAGACGGTTTGACCGGTCTTGCCAATCGCCGGTCTTTTGATATGTGTCTGGAGACAAACCTCCTTCATGCACGCCGTGAACAAGAACATTTGGCTTTGCTCTTATGTGATGTGGATCATTTTAAGCTTTATAATGATACCTATGGTCACCAAAAAGGCGATGATTGCCTGAAGGAAGTGGCACAGGCTGTGGGTAAACAGATTTTTCGCGCGACCGATATGGCAGCACGTTATGGCGGTGAAGAGTTTGCCATGATTATTCCGACGTCCGATGAAGAGGGCGCTCAACGGGTTGCAAAGCGTGTCCAAGAAGCGGTTTATGAGCTGAATTTAGAGCATAACTCCAGCCTGACAGATGACCGGGTGACCATGAGTGTGGGGGCAGTTTCCCTTATTCCTGGTGAGGATGTTAGCCCGTCAGTTTTGATTGAAATGGCTGATCAAGCCCTTTATCAGGCTAAGGAAGCAGGGCGAAACCGTATTTGTATGTTTCAACAAGCCTAATTAATCCGGTTTCGACCGCTGCGTTTTGCTTTATAAAGTTTGTCATCCACGGTCTTAAAGAAAGTGGAAAGGTTATGGTTTTCACATGGGGTGATGCTGCCAAGACCGATACTGATGGTGATATAGTCACTCACCATGGAAGGGCCGTGTTCGATCTTTAAGTACTCAATTGTTTCTTTAAGATGTTCAGCAACCGCATAAGCGCCTTCTCTGTTGGTGTTGGGCAAAATGCAGGCAAATTCCTCACCACCATAACGCGCCACCAGATCGCTTGTGCGATTGACTTCTTTGGATAGGGTTTGGGCAACTGTAATAAGGGTTTCATCGCCTTTGGCGTGACCATATTTATCGTTATAAAGTTTAAAATAATCAATATCGATGAGGATCAAAGACAGGTCAGTTGATGATTTAAGGGCCTGATCCCAAGAGCTTTGTAAAAACTCATCAAAAGCACGGCGATTAGGGATATCTGTAAGAGCATCTGTGTTTGAAATATCGTGCAGTTTTTCTGTATCTTCATCAACACGGCGCTTAAAACGGTTTTCACTTAAGAGAACAAACCAGCTGATCAACAGGGCAATAACCACAGCTGCCGCGCTCAATAAGATCATATTATTTTGCGCTTTATTGATTTCTTTTTGGGCTTTCACAGCTTCGCGTTTGGAGGCTTTTTCAAAGACTTTAACAAAAGCATTTAGACTGTTCAGGACGTCAATCTGAGCAATGACACCATTAAAAAGTTTTTTTCGGGTCTCCATGGACCAGTCTTCTTCAACGACCTCAATCATCGCTTTTTCAATGATGGGACGGGCAAGGCGGATATTGTTTTCAAGGGTTTCTAAAGCACGGGCCTCTTCAGTTGTGAGGTTGAGCTTTTGTAAAACTTCACGGGCTTTTAAAAAACGCCCGGCCTCATTTCGAAAGGCTTCTAGTTCAACGTCCCTGTCAAAATAATCATCAAGTGTTGAGGCAATGGTTAAACGAAAAGAACGTTCACGCACAGACTCGCGCATAAGAAAGGCGGCATTGACTTTCTCGCGATAAGCCGCATCGCGTGTCCAGGCTTCTTGGGTTTGGGTAAGATGTTGATAGCCGATATAGATACTGGCAACCATGCAAAGCATGATTGATGCAATACTGAGAACAAGAAAAAAGAAAGTCGTTCTAGATTGTTGCATATGTCCCCTGTTCCTACCTATAAGCCTATAAAACATATATGTATTAATGGGGTAATGGCAAGTCTGATATTGTTTTACTGCCAGCGTGAATGTTGTTCCATACGATGAAAGGCCACAGGTTTTTCATCGCTAAGAAACTGCCTAAAACGCCATGGACGCCCGTTCTCATCCAGTTCAACCAGCCCAATGCCTGCCCCATTTAAGGTTCGACGCCCATCGGCATGACCATCGGGCTTTCTGGGGATAACGCGCATGCGCCTGCGTTTTGTAAACCAGTTTAACGGTGATTGAGGGGCATAAAGCCAGCGGTTGACGATATCTAAAATATTAAGCAGCTTTTTTGGAAATTCGTTTTTTAGTCCGCTGCTGGTCACTTGCCAAATGTCCGGCCCGCCATCGCGTCGGCGTAATTCAACGTCATAAACAAAGGAATAATGCACATCACCTGAGAGAATGACGAAGTTTTGCGGGGTTTTGGAATGTAAGAAAACATTCAAGATGGAATTGGCCGTTCCCGGGTGAGCCATCCAGTTTTCCGCATCTACCATGAGGGGCTTGCCAAGCCATGTGAAAATCCGCTGGATGGTTTCAATCAGCTTAACCCCATAGATCGGGGCGGGCGAAACAAGCAAGACACTTGAATTGCCATAAAGCTTTTGTTGCAAATCGCCCAAGGCCTCCCAATCCAGCAGGCCGGAGGGTTTTACCATGGAACTTTCAGAGCGCCACCTGCGTGTGCGCGAGTCAATCACAATAAGGGGCGGGCTGGTCGGCCAGTCATATTCCCAGCCTTCAAAGCCGAGAATATCCTGAATGAAATCATCATGGGCCTGCCCGCCAAGTTGATCAAAAGCAGTTTGCAGCCGATCAAAAAGAGGGTCTTCAAAATGCTCAGGGCAATTGCCCCAACCTTGATTGATCAAATAAGCCGTCAGGCTGTTACCAATCATGCGTTTGGAAAAAGGATGGTTATAAACAGCCTCTTCCCATTGGCGGTTCAGGTTCCAATCATCGGTGACATCATGGTCATCAAAAATCATTGCAACAGGGATATGGGCCATGAGGCGGCGCACAAAGGCAAGCCCGTTTATAAAACGCTCAAGGATTTGTTTTTCTTTTTCAAATAGCTCTTTTTCTTCAGCACTTAGATGTGGGGGAACATGAAGGCAGGCAAGGCCCCAAGGCTGAGGTGACCAGACCATGAGATACATGACCAGATTTTCATGCAGGCTGATCAGGTGGTTATGAGCGGTATCGGTTGTGAAAATCGGTTTTTGAACCCCGCCAAATAGAACATCAAGCAAGGCACGATTACCCTCAACCGTGGGCAAGAGATGTTCCCGATTATAATAACAGTTTCGATGCTGATAGAGGCTGTCGGTGTTGGGCACAGCAGGGACTTGTAAACTGCTGAAATCTTCACTTGGCGCATTGAGCTTTTCAATGACCCCGTGAATGGCGCGCAACATGGGGCCAGCCACATCATCAGCATAAATCTGATCCCCTGAAAGCACCAGCATGGACGGCCATGTGGGGAGGTCTTGTGTTGAGGCATCTTCAAGGCTGAGAAGGTTTTGTAGCAGGCGGTCGCCTTCAATCAACCCATCAGGGGAGTCATGATGAGGTTTGCGACAGGAACCATGAATGACAGAACCCACATGGCTTGGGATTTTAAAACCAAGGCTATCAAGCCCGTTATAAAGCAACTCAGGGGAAAGTTCTGTGAGGTCCTGCCAATCCTGCTGGGCCGTTTTGAGCTCTAGCTTATAGTTGATCCACTCATCATGGGGGAGGGGATGGTCAAAAGAAACATCCACCATGGCGTAAAACAGGTTGGGTGCTGCTTTAAGCTGGCGCAGCCCTTGCCCGCCTGCCTTTAAATGGAAAGACTGTTGATCAAAAGAAAGTTTGATCTCGCTTTCTTTAGTGAGGGCAAGCCAAAGCGCAAAGCGATCAGCACTGACGCGCCGCAGGATGGGGCCAGCAAGGACAAGGGGAAGCGTCGCGGGGCTATCGTTCATGTCTATCGTTTCAGTTTCTCAAATACAGAAGAGAACTGATGGTATAAAGCGCTTTATTCTATGTCAACGACGATGCTGACTTCATTGCCTTTATCATTATACGTCAGGCTCGGAAAAGCCAGATGCAGGGCAATGGCAACACCACGGCCATGTTTGGCAAGCATAAGCTCAGGTGAAAATTCAGAATATTGACGCCAGTTAAAGCCTTCGCCTTGATCTTTGATGTTAAAGAGCAATTGTGTATCCGTTCGTCGATAATCAATTTCTACAAAGCGATCTTTATATTTATCATCTTGAAGGCGCTTTGCCGTTTCGATTTCCAGCTGCTTTTCTTCTAACAGGATACTTTTCTTTTCATAGCCAATTTCAAGGTTGCCATGCTCAATCCCGTTCATGAAGACCTCAATAAAGCCAATAATGGCGCTTTCCGGTTCTGGGCAGAGGTGGGATAGGGTGTTGGCAACATTGCTTGCCTGTTCGGGCGTCTGGATTTTGAATTGGGCTTGATTGAGACATTGAATGCTTTGAATAGGCTGGCGGGCCAGCTTTGACAGGCTGTCATAATTTTCAATCAGGGCCTCAATCTCAGGGTCATTGTCTTTTGCAGTGGCACTGATGAGGAAATTGAGTGTTTTTTGCAGCTTACTTTCCACATGGGCATCCATACGCTCACGTGCATTATGCAAGGATTGGATCGTCGCAATGAGTACATCAAAGTCGATGGGTTTTCTAAGATAGTTTGTCACGCCCAAACGGCGGCCTTTAATCTCGTCATCGCGCGAGACAAGTGCTGTTAAAAAGACAAAGGGGATGGCAGCAAATTCTTTGGATGTTTTCTGGATTTTCTCAAACAGCTCATATCCATCCATCTTGGGCATGGAAATGTCAGAAATGATCACATCGGGTGTATCATTTGTAATCAGCTCGAACGCTTCTTGGCCGTTATTAGCTTCACGTACATCATAACCGTTATAGCGAAGTTCATCGACGATTTCTTCTCGCAGATCGACTTCATCTTCGACAATAAGAATTTTTACCATGGGTTCCCTAGATATCTTTTTTTTATATCATTTGGTTAACTATAGCAGAAAACATTACGATCCGTGATACGGTATTTTACGCGTTGGGAAAGCTACTTAATACCTTTGAGATATTTTTTGCCCTATCTGCATAATTATCAGAATGTTATGATTTAAGAAGATCGGGCAGGGGATGAATAAATGGCTAGCTTTGAAATTGATGGCGCCGGGCAAAAAAATAGATGGGTTGATAAACTGGGTTTAACCAGCAGAACAACACGTCGCGCGTTGGTCTGGATTATCCTCATCGGTTTTATTGGTTCTTTCTCTTTGACCGGCTATCAGTTTTTTAGGGATAAAGCAGAACGCATTGCCCTGCTTGAAGATGAAATTCAGGCCTTGGGTAAAGTGTTTGCAGCTGGTCTTGCCCAAAGTTTATGGGTGCTTGATATAGACCAGATTGAAAACCAGCTTAAAGGTGTTGTTGAACTGCCGCTGGTTTCTGGCATTATTTTGGATGGTGAAAATAAAATCCAGTATCAATATGGCAGCACCATCAAAGACGAAAGGCAATTACAAGCGAGCTTTCCCATTGCTTATCAGGAATTAGGAGAGGTTTTTGCACTGGGTGAATTGATCATTGTGCATGATCTGGAAAAAGATATTGATGAGATTTTCTCTCAACAATTGATCAATTTTGTCGGCAACACACTCGTTATCTTATTGATTGCCCTGAGTGTCTCTTTGGTGTTTCAGGTTTTTGTCATCCAGCGTTTGATGGGGATTATCAGTGAGCTTAATAACATCTCAGCGGCTGATCTTCGCACCTTACCAGAGCGGGACCATCTTGAAGATGTATCAGAAGATTGGGATGAGCTTGATGCCTTGGCACGCTCAGTTTATGTGTTGCGCCAAACTGGATATGAGGTTTTAAGCGAGGCTGACCGAAAAGGCGCGGTTATGCGCAACCAGAATGTCGAGCTCTATCAAGCATTGGAAAATGAGCGCAAAATTCGTGAGCAGCACCGCACCTTTGTCACCATGGTTTCCCATGAGTTTAGAACCCCGCTTGCCGTGATTGATAATATTGCCCAAGGGGTCATTCGCAGGCAGGCCACCATGTCACCTGAAGATATTGAAAAACGCATGGTGAAAGCGCGCACCGCTATTAACCGGCTAACCTCTTTGATGGAAAGTGTGCTTGTTTCTGAGCGTATGGAAGAAGGCGCGATCAAACTGGATATTCATAAAGTTGAGGTTAAAGGCTTGATTGAAGGGATTGTGGAAACCCAACGTCGTTTTGTGAAACATGAGCTCAATTGTCTTTATAAAGAGTTGCCAGAAGAAATTGATGGTGATGTGCAGATGTTGCGTCTGGTTTTAGAAAACCTGATCGTGAATGCCTGTAAATATTCGCCTGATGCGGACCGTGTGGATATTGAGGTCTGGTGTGAAAGTGACATGGTATATATCTCCATTCGTGATTATGGCATCGGCATCCCGAAAAAAGACCGTGAACGTATGTTTGAACGTTTCTTTCGCGCGAGCAACGTCACAGGGATTTCAGGTTCCGGTATTGGCTTGAACACAGCGCGCAATATTATTGAACTTCACGGTGGTAAAGTGAGCTTGGACTCACAAGAAAATGTCGGCACAATTTTTACCGCTTCTCTTCCGCTTGGGGAAGACGTTGATCATCATGAGACTGTGTGATTATTCAAATTCCATTTGCACAAAAACACGACCTGCATTTTTTCGCGCCAGTTGGTTAAAGGTATCAAGGTGGCGATAGGCGGATTGATCAATGTCGTAAGCCTCTGCCAATCCTGCACCATCCTCAAGCAGTTTTTTCACTTCACTACGTAAATAGACCAAATAGTCATGGGTGTATTTGGTGATTTCTGCCATGGTTGTCGGCTCGCCATGACCGGGGATGACATGTTTGGCGTCGAGGGCCGCAAAGCTTTCCCATGACCTAATCCAGCCTGCTGTATCTGTTTCTTCAAAAACAGCAAGTAAGCGCTGATGAAAAGCCATATCACCCGCAATGACAAGGCTTTTAGCTGGCAGCCAGACGGAGATATCACCGGGGCTATGGGCAGGGCCGAAATGGAGAAGTTCGATTTTTTGTCCGCCAAGTTCTAACACCATTTTATCTTCAAAGGTGGTGTCGGGATGGACGACTTTTGATCCCATGGCTTTATCGCGGTATCTTTTAAAGGTCTGTTCGCTTAAACGATGGGCATTTTGTTTAATCTCATCAGCCGCATCCACATGGGCGATAATCTCAGCACCTTGTTCTTTC includes:
- a CDS encoding exopolyphosphatase; its protein translation is MTDQKYRLVTRADFDGVVSGTLLLELDMIDEIVFAEPKEIQDGLFEVTENDILTNLPYVEKAHLCLDHHLSEVERVGERGNLIIDAKAPSAARVVYNHFGKGEKFPQICTDMLEAVDKADAAQYNEEDILAPSPWVLLNFVLDPRTSLDRIGNFAISHEQFMKDMMLYCRHHPVEEILKIPDVEERLHFYNLHEEFFERQLKKCTQVHDNLVVFDLRHEDEHYAGNRFTIYAIFPECNISIQVIPEIEPGKCLLATGKSILNRTSKTNVGSLMLKYGGGGHKQVGTCRIENDRVDEVLAELVKQITADG
- a CDS encoding DUF2249 domain-containing protein; the protein is MTIKANNNYPCDGKIPEGWDLPELKDRVEIKDNCVFADLTGLSAPTPMVGTLKILEQLSTEQHFEGLYPHSPIQLFPHLNENGWSWEVLEKTPKGVTLKIFKESKTA
- a CDS encoding ATP-binding response regulator gives rise to the protein MVKILIVEDEVDLREEIVDELRYNGYDVREANNGQEAFELITNDTPDVIISDISMPKMDGYELFEKIQKTSKEFAAIPFVFLTALVSRDDEIKGRRLGVTNYLRKPIDFDVLIATIQSLHNARERMDAHVESKLQKTLNFLISATAKDNDPEIEALIENYDSLSKLARQPIQSIQCLNQAQFKIQTPEQASNVANTLSHLCPEPESAIIGFIEVFMNGIEHGNLEIGYEKKSILLEEKQLEIETAKRLQDDKYKDRFVEIDYRRTDTQLLFNIKDQGEGFNWRQYSEFSPELMLAKHGRGVAIALHLAFPSLTYNDKGNEVSIVVDIE
- a CDS encoding hemerythrin domain-containing protein, whose product is MRLSEILHGEHQRTLAVLDELDGWRNKAQPSDINEIAPLLKDVVEVTQSDITDHYAFEEEHLFPILRMNGADFMANMLAGEHQIIRPLAQELKSISQDALENGFSTESWEKFQSLSFEFIGHETFHIQKEEMGLINAINSLFTPETEAPLIELYKKSA
- a CDS encoding sensor domain-containing diguanylate cyclase, which encodes MSTRHSEHQFAIRLMEHLVVPTFVLDPQGNVIIWNKACERLTKVKAEEVLGTKDHWKAFYEESRVCLADLVLNSKTEQLEELYLSHSPKQDIYDGVRAENWCVMPRASKRLYLAINCGPIFDDDGHIIGVVETLRDMTEQKQAEQALESLAHKDGLTGLANRRSFDMCLETNLLHARREQEHLALLLCDVDHFKLYNDTYGHQKGDDCLKEVAQAVGKQIFRATDMAARYGGEEFAMIIPTSDEEGAQRVAKRVQEAVYELNLEHNSSLTDDRVTMSVGAVSLIPGEDVSPSVLIEMADQALYQAKEAGRNRICMFQQA
- a CDS encoding GGDEF domain-containing protein — encoded protein: MQQSRTTFFFLVLSIASIMLCMVASIYIGYQHLTQTQEAWTRDAAYREKVNAAFLMRESVRERSFRLTIASTLDDYFDRDVELEAFRNEAGRFLKAREVLQKLNLTTEEARALETLENNIRLARPIIEKAMIEVVEEDWSMETRKKLFNGVIAQIDVLNSLNAFVKVFEKASKREAVKAQKEINKAQNNMILLSAAAVVIALLISWFVLLSENRFKRRVDEDTEKLHDISNTDALTDIPNRRAFDEFLQSSWDQALKSSTDLSLILIDIDYFKLYNDKYGHAKGDETLITVAQTLSKEVNRTSDLVARYGGEEFACILPNTNREGAYAVAEHLKETIEYLKIEHGPSMVSDYITISIGLGSITPCENHNLSTFFKTVDDKLYKAKRSGRNRIN
- a CDS encoding sensor histidine kinase, which translates into the protein MASFEIDGAGQKNRWVDKLGLTSRTTRRALVWIILIGFIGSFSLTGYQFFRDKAERIALLEDEIQALGKVFAAGLAQSLWVLDIDQIENQLKGVVELPLVSGIILDGENKIQYQYGSTIKDERQLQASFPIAYQELGEVFALGELIIVHDLEKDIDEIFSQQLINFVGNTLVILLIALSVSLVFQVFVIQRLMGIISELNNISAADLRTLPERDHLEDVSEDWDELDALARSVYVLRQTGYEVLSEADRKGAVMRNQNVELYQALENERKIREQHRTFVTMVSHEFRTPLAVIDNIAQGVIRRQATMSPEDIEKRMVKARTAINRLTSLMESVLVSERMEEGAIKLDIHKVEVKGLIEGIVETQRRFVKHELNCLYKELPEEIDGDVQMLRLVLENLIVNACKYSPDADRVDIEVWCESDMVYISIRDYGIGIPKKDRERMFERFFRASNVTGISGSGIGLNTARNIIELHGGKVSLDSQENVGTIFTASLPLGEDVDHHETV